In Chitinophaga nivalis, a single genomic region encodes these proteins:
- a CDS encoding tyrosinase family protein has product MPDINEIRQAIWNNFSKSLIPVNNTTVPHQIILPGIQHANVATPSNATSNENFSAFSNEHQTIAKEIITTLYNIANDKNKTAKEAIDQAIQYYNDSDHNTEIKKYAFMVFITHNKLAKKNLGGTIPGIIQRDPHKVIPSQCYKVLMVADSDVTEKNSYATGGCSSPEENLLNYFREDPLLNEHHEHWHVVYPNGGVPETDQKGNVRYKEKERHGELFIYMHQQLLAHYEAHRLSCGLNKVTPYDFSTAIDVGYDPGGLVQLFGDIQYSKREKDWTVQPLTNQDGTITYSVAQHRIYMQKIAEAMLNGYIKTDTKKIKLTADLIGLIIESLHTQVESFRDIHEYYGNIHNLGHNLIANAPGTPAPWGVMSATATAVRDPLFYRWHRHINNLSISWQNTQKPIDFSDSPNVLIRKGYDWSPDIIICDLKELSSIGLQLGMSLAEIGEKCFGHEHWNKDYSDSFIMIDNPATKSSIRLNTLSTINTKMSTGFITISDLPAAASSYRIPYPYLNHEQYCYYLRIQNLSPVISKVTIRMFMVPKAFAEDRSMWIEFDKFTYEMPGNSRNVVCRRDIDSSIIRKPAVINPDIENIGYKPLSIVDMEEMLAGGVTHFLDALEQLIASTDSFNHNADAHPNLLDYYLLYKTSVHTSAADIPIYQSNLISILTKYFKILTIVWEEINQLNLSTSPDMLSAINAAYHQTQHELTIGKPDNAFLAITKFIESFIHFLHDSIDEYEPQLTESIMHAFRRVYDLSFCDCGLPYNLLYPRGSAEGMPYYMMVLLTDWNKDYSGTENCCGSMSYCGAKDTYPDIREMGYPFNRPFEQGIMETMCSLDNASFRSFSIKLSK; this is encoded by the coding sequence ATGCCGGACATTAATGAAATTCGACAAGCCATCTGGAATAATTTTTCCAAATCTTTGATCCCGGTAAACAACACTACGGTACCACATCAGATAATACTACCGGGCATCCAACACGCGAACGTTGCCACACCATCAAACGCTACCAGCAATGAAAATTTTTCAGCATTCAGCAACGAACACCAGACAATCGCCAAAGAAATCATCACAACCCTATATAATATAGCCAATGACAAAAACAAAACAGCCAAAGAGGCTATTGACCAGGCGATTCAATACTATAATGATTCAGATCATAATACCGAAATAAAAAAATATGCGTTTATGGTGTTCATCACGCATAATAAGTTAGCAAAAAAGAATCTCGGCGGCACCATCCCCGGGATTATACAAAGAGACCCCCATAAAGTAATACCCTCCCAGTGCTACAAAGTTTTGATGGTAGCCGACAGCGATGTTACTGAAAAAAACAGTTATGCTACCGGCGGTTGCTCCAGCCCCGAAGAAAACCTGCTTAACTATTTTCGGGAAGATCCTTTATTGAATGAGCATCATGAACACTGGCATGTTGTTTATCCCAATGGAGGAGTACCGGAAACAGATCAAAAAGGAAATGTACGATATAAAGAAAAAGAAAGGCATGGCGAGTTATTCATCTATATGCACCAGCAATTACTCGCACACTATGAAGCACACAGGCTGTCCTGCGGACTCAACAAGGTAACTCCCTACGATTTTAGTACTGCCATAGATGTTGGATATGATCCCGGAGGGCTTGTACAGTTATTTGGTGATATTCAATACAGCAAAAGAGAAAAGGATTGGACCGTACAACCATTAACCAATCAGGATGGCACGATCACATATAGTGTTGCACAGCATAGAATATACATGCAGAAAATAGCCGAAGCGATGCTCAATGGATACATCAAAACAGATACTAAAAAAATAAAGTTAACCGCCGATTTAATCGGATTAATCATAGAGTCTCTCCATACACAAGTGGAATCATTCAGGGATATTCATGAATATTATGGGAACATTCATAATCTGGGTCATAACCTCATCGCCAATGCACCCGGCACCCCGGCGCCCTGGGGCGTAATGAGCGCCACCGCCACTGCAGTAAGAGATCCCCTATTCTATCGCTGGCACAGACACATCAATAATTTAAGTATTTCCTGGCAGAATACGCAAAAACCAATTGATTTTTCTGATAGCCCCAATGTATTAATCAGGAAAGGGTATGACTGGTCTCCGGATATCATTATCTGCGATTTGAAAGAGCTATCTTCCATAGGCCTGCAACTGGGCATGTCATTAGCGGAAATAGGAGAAAAATGTTTCGGTCATGAGCACTGGAATAAGGACTATTCTGATTCCTTCATTATGATAGATAATCCGGCTACTAAAAGTAGTATCCGGCTGAATACCTTATCCACGATAAACACGAAAATGTCAACAGGTTTTATTACGATATCAGATCTGCCAGCTGCAGCAAGCTCCTATCGTATCCCCTACCCCTACCTGAATCATGAACAATACTGCTATTACCTTCGGATACAAAACCTGTCACCCGTCATCTCCAAGGTAACCATCAGGATGTTCATGGTACCCAAAGCTTTTGCGGAGGATAGAAGCATGTGGATTGAATTTGATAAATTCACCTATGAAATGCCAGGTAATTCAAGAAATGTAGTCTGCAGACGGGACATCGATTCTTCTATTATCAGAAAACCAGCAGTCATCAATCCGGACATAGAAAACATTGGCTATAAACCTTTATCCATTGTCGATATGGAAGAAATGCTGGCAGGTGGTGTTACCCACTTTTTAGATGCACTTGAGCAGTTAATCGCCTCCACGGATTCCTTCAACCATAATGCAGACGCGCATCCCAATCTGCTTGATTATTATCTCCTTTATAAAACATCTGTCCATACATCAGCTGCCGATATTCCTATCTATCAATCCAATTTAATCAGCATTCTCACCAAATACTTCAAAATTCTTACCATTGTTTGGGAAGAAATCAATCAATTAAACTTAAGCACCTCTCCCGATATGCTCTCTGCCATTAATGCGGCATATCATCAAACACAACACGAATTAACCATCGGCAAGCCAGATAACGCATTCCTGGCCATCACAAAATTCATTGAATCATTCATCCACTTCCTACACGACAGTATAGACGAGTATGAACCTCAACTTACCGAATCCATTATGCATGCATTCCGCAGAGTGTATGACTTATCATTCTGCGATTGCGGATTGCCATATAATCTTTTGTATCCACGTGGTTCGGCGGAAGGAATGCCTTATTATATGATGGTGCTGCTTACAGATTGGAACAAGGACTACAGCGGTACCGAAAACTGTTGCGGATCTATGAGCTATTGCGGCGCCAAAGATACCTATCCGGATATCCGGGAGATGGGCTATCCGTTTAATCGTCCTTTTGAGCAAGGTATTATGGAAACCATGTGCAGCCTGGATAATGCATCATTCCGATCCTTTTCGATTAAACTATCTAAATAA
- a CDS encoding TerD family protein, translating to MMAIDLQKGQRITLRKSNGGQLQHICVGVNWGAIEHKRLSGSIEKEAVDLDVSCILFDNSKHKREVVYFANLRSTDGAIVHSGDDLTGDIDGDDGLDNEIITVDFSKLHPAVAQIAFVLNSFQGHDFGTIPFAAIRLYEGSSSRVHEVFASYNIAKGAGFSGHTAMVLGTFYKKNNEWKFNAIGEPSKDHQLEETIITVQQKYL from the coding sequence ATGATGGCAATTGATTTACAGAAAGGCCAGCGCATCACCCTCCGGAAAAGCAACGGTGGCCAGCTTCAGCACATTTGCGTAGGCGTAAACTGGGGCGCCATTGAACATAAAAGGCTGTCTGGCAGCATCGAAAAAGAAGCCGTGGACCTGGATGTAAGCTGCATCCTGTTCGATAACAGCAAACACAAACGGGAGGTGGTCTATTTCGCAAACCTCCGTTCCACTGATGGCGCCATCGTACACAGTGGTGATGACCTCACCGGTGATATAGACGGCGACGACGGACTGGATAACGAAATCATTACCGTCGACTTTTCGAAACTGCATCCTGCAGTAGCTCAAATCGCCTTCGTACTGAATAGCTTCCAGGGACATGATTTTGGCACCATTCCTTTTGCTGCTATCCGTCTTTATGAAGGCTCCTCCTCCAGGGTACACGAAGTATTCGCCAGTTATAATATTGCCAAAGGCGCTGGTTTTTCCGGTCATACGGCTATGGTGCTGGGAACCTTCTATAAGAAAAACAATGAATGGAAGTTCAATGCCATAGGCGAGCCTAGCAAAGATCATCAGCTGGAAGAGACCATTATCACCGTACAACAAAAATACCTGTAG
- a CDS encoding phosphoribosyltransferase family protein, protein MEARYSRYKIDDPDSCPFSELAYSRFKFGDIAYAEKFAEELFAGFIAQYSNLVLAHESIILLPSPYHTIPTASGFLCTFFKKHLNRFLFRNGKAACQEGKIHRMQTYVEDYGNMNYAQRVTLIAHDTYYLDRDFLAGKLCLFLDDIKITGSHEHTVRKILKQYAVSGTFLFLYYAELRNTSIHPRIENYYNYFAVKSAQDIIRIMYGRSFHFNTRVVKYILLMNDADFTLVMQSISPMQRRELLDLAISNNYHQIKAYQKNILNLKPDTSCQLT, encoded by the coding sequence ATGGAGGCAAGATACAGCCGTTACAAAATCGATGACCCAGACAGTTGTCCATTTTCGGAATTGGCATATAGCCGGTTTAAATTCGGAGATATTGCCTATGCGGAAAAGTTTGCAGAGGAACTATTCGCCGGTTTCATTGCGCAATACAGCAACCTGGTTCTTGCTCACGAAAGCATCATCCTGTTGCCCAGCCCATATCATACGATACCCACTGCTTCCGGTTTCCTTTGTACCTTCTTCAAAAAGCACCTGAACAGATTCTTATTCCGGAATGGCAAGGCTGCCTGCCAGGAGGGTAAAATTCACCGGATGCAAACTTATGTGGAAGATTATGGCAACATGAACTATGCACAGCGGGTAACCCTGATCGCCCACGATACTTATTATCTGGATCGCGACTTCCTTGCAGGGAAGCTCTGCCTCTTTCTGGACGACATAAAAATTACAGGTAGTCATGAACATACGGTGCGTAAGATTTTAAAACAGTATGCTGTATCCGGGACTTTCCTTTTTCTCTATTACGCAGAACTGAGGAATACTTCCATTCATCCGCGCATAGAAAATTATTACAACTACTTTGCTGTAAAATCAGCACAGGATATTATCCGTATCATGTACGGCCGCAGTTTTCATTTTAACACCCGTGTCGTCAAATACATCCTTTTAATGAATGATGCCGACTTCACGCTTGTCATGCAAAGCATCTCTCCGATGCAACGCAGGGAACTACTGGACCTCGCCATCAGTAACAATTATCATCAAATAAAAGCTTATCAAAAAAACATTTTAAACCTAAAACCTGATACATCATGTCAATTAACCTGA
- a CDS encoding TerD family protein produces MSINLIKGQRENIHAPKFTIGLGWDTNTAATGSAFDLDASAFILGENKKLLSDQHFVFYNNLKSPNEAVIHTGDNLTGDGDGDDEQLLVNLSGIDSDASEICIVITIHDATARNQNFGQVRNSFIRIFDTATNKELLKYELEEDFSIETAVEFGRIYKKNNEWKFEAVGIGTKGGLQEYLNRFN; encoded by the coding sequence ATGTCAATTAACCTGATCAAAGGACAAAGAGAAAATATCCATGCCCCAAAATTCACTATTGGCCTGGGCTGGGACACCAATACCGCCGCTACCGGAAGTGCATTTGACCTGGATGCTTCCGCATTTATTTTAGGTGAAAACAAAAAACTGTTGTCCGACCAGCACTTCGTGTTCTACAACAACCTGAAATCGCCCAATGAAGCAGTCATACATACAGGTGATAACCTTACCGGAGATGGGGATGGGGATGACGAGCAGCTACTCGTAAACCTTTCGGGGATTGATAGCGACGCCAGCGAAATCTGCATTGTGATTACCATTCATGATGCCACAGCCCGGAATCAGAATTTTGGACAGGTACGCAATTCCTTCATCCGCATTTTTGATACGGCCACCAACAAAGAGCTGCTCAAATATGAACTGGAGGAAGATTTCTCCATTGAAACAGCCGTCGAATTCGGCAGGATTTACAAAAAGAATAATGAATGGAAATTTGAAGCGGTAGGCATCGGAACAAAAGGTGGGCTGCAGGAATACCTAAACAGATTTAACTAG
- a CDS encoding UDP-N-acetylglucosamine 2-epimerase produces MKRPLLLPIIATKPCFIKMASLINAMQRSDLPFLLLNSNQHYDEILTTQIEEFGYKELIGVNLCSNGPDFGDRIIAMCQSVTEFLQVMSAYPGAPDIIPLVSGDTFSAGMLPQLFYFLTGVRSVHIEAGLRSYGPANKELWLEDDFLQQTAWDWTSHINDPFPEGMDSRLASVAAELLFAPVERNRHNLLREGYRAENITITGSLSSDAVEVMRKYAHKDDFLKRYPFLAQKKWLRVDLHRRENMQPDRLLPLLRGITRLSRQGMNVLLMKSNAMMAAIEHFELDEALASAVRAGVNVCDLWPSYLDVVSFMLSEHCLGLYTDSGGLQEEAHILGVPCLTMRYSTDRPETILDVHSNLLLPPVSEGFICNNLIRAFDTGVFRRSADNVNIYGSKVAERMVTCLEQYVPKCNAAKRLLTY; encoded by the coding sequence ATGAAACGGCCTTTATTGCTGCCTATTATTGCCACAAAGCCTTGCTTTATTAAAATGGCGAGCCTGATAAACGCCATGCAACGGAGCGATCTGCCTTTTCTGTTGCTGAACAGCAATCAACATTATGATGAGATCCTGACTACGCAGATTGAAGAATTTGGTTATAAAGAACTGATTGGGGTAAACCTGTGTTCAAACGGTCCTGATTTTGGCGACCGGATTATTGCGATGTGTCAGTCGGTAACAGAATTTCTGCAGGTTATGTCGGCATATCCCGGAGCACCTGATATTATCCCGCTGGTATCCGGTGATACCTTTTCCGCCGGTATGTTGCCGCAATTGTTTTATTTCCTGACAGGTGTACGGAGTGTACACATAGAAGCAGGGTTGCGCTCCTATGGACCTGCAAACAAGGAGTTGTGGCTGGAAGACGATTTTCTGCAGCAGACAGCATGGGACTGGACCAGTCATATCAATGATCCTTTCCCGGAAGGGATGGATTCCCGGCTTGCCAGCGTAGCTGCTGAATTGTTGTTTGCACCGGTGGAAAGAAACAGACATAATCTTTTGCGTGAAGGATACCGTGCGGAGAATATCACCATTACCGGATCATTAAGCAGTGATGCCGTGGAGGTGATGCGTAAATATGCCCATAAAGATGATTTTTTAAAACGGTATCCGTTTTTGGCACAAAAGAAATGGCTCCGCGTAGACCTGCATCGGCGGGAAAATATGCAGCCAGACAGGCTGTTGCCGCTACTCCGGGGCATTACCCGCTTAAGCCGGCAGGGCATGAATGTATTGCTGATGAAATCGAATGCGATGATGGCTGCTATTGAACATTTCGAACTCGATGAAGCGTTGGCGTCTGCAGTGAGGGCTGGTGTTAACGTATGTGATTTATGGCCTTCCTATCTGGATGTTGTTTCCTTTATGCTGTCTGAACATTGCCTGGGGCTTTATACCGACAGCGGAGGACTACAGGAGGAAGCTCATATACTGGGTGTTCCCTGTCTGACGATGCGTTATTCTACGGATCGTCCTGAAACTATACTGGATGTCCACAGTAATCTGTTGCTGCCGCCGGTATCGGAGGGGTTTATCTGTAATAACCTCATCCGGGCTTTTGATACCGGGGTTTTCCGGAGGTCTGCAGATAACGTCAATATCTATGGTAGTAAAGTGGCAGAGCGGATGGTGACCTGTCTGGAGCAGTATGTGCCTAAATGTAATGCTGCAAAAAGATTGTTGACCTATTGA
- a CDS encoding immunoglobulin domain-containing protein — MKQIPYVITRKYLFFLILFFLTNLITGKVFSQYIYATQQTNQVNGLCVLCGITAPDAPINNSDLDDYSTFTITAGLLGVSVEQTLIFSDLSNNGCDSLVIGIGSSNAVLSVNLFGGISTQTFNGTIPNNDLQTSISGSIRLLNNNTRAEISLKPGATFDRVKISLNSTLLGLLNSFRLYYAYKKPATNPPAISRDTAICPGKSVTLSASGGAGATISWYNALTGGTLLYTGNNFTVTPATTTSYYAAATTVSGCKSTRSKVTVTIIPPPENPVYTVPAAMTCGNTAITVSNYRPGLKYNIFVKYTGLSGLILDTTFSVTNTSSFIVPDINFETHVQANIGVQATDLQTGCQSDTTFAAFIYGGHSSVPTLNADSVSICKYDSTTLHAEYALPAIYRWYDAPTGGNLLFTGQDYRVSPAITTTYYVGLGYVCENKIRRAIKVIVKKTTNPLYTVPQGFQCKSPVITITNHQPSYYYKVRVIGLFFMGAPYDTSYLVKNSNKVILPALTFQAPVSINLYIQALDTITGCRSDSVLKQFTMGGFAGYPGASFDSTTICKGDSVVINGFFPNRPLAVIRWYDAPVNGNLLFTGNNFKAKPTATKTYYISAGFECEYPVRRPVKVKVNNCVTKTSHNRQPAAARSNARIHLSTNPTPDLRQVKTNTNKRK, encoded by the coding sequence ATGAAACAGATACCATATGTCATCACCCGGAAATACCTCTTTTTCCTTATTCTCTTTTTTCTTACTAACCTGATTACCGGAAAAGTATTTAGCCAGTATATCTATGCAACACAACAAACCAATCAGGTTAATGGGCTTTGTGTCCTATGTGGCATCACCGCACCGGATGCGCCCATCAACAACAGCGATCTGGACGACTATTCTACTTTTACGATTACTGCCGGCCTGCTTGGCGTCAGTGTTGAACAAACGCTTATCTTCAGTGATCTTAGCAATAATGGATGCGACTCTTTAGTAATAGGTATTGGCAGCAGCAATGCGGTACTATCCGTTAATCTGTTTGGTGGTATATCCACCCAAACATTTAATGGCACGATTCCCAACAATGATCTGCAAACATCTATATCAGGTTCGATCAGGTTATTAAATAACAATACCAGAGCTGAAATATCATTAAAACCCGGCGCCACATTCGACCGGGTAAAAATTTCACTTAACAGTACTTTACTGGGGCTGTTAAATTCATTCCGGCTTTATTATGCCTATAAGAAACCAGCCACCAATCCACCGGCAATCAGCAGGGATACGGCCATATGCCCTGGCAAATCCGTTACACTCTCGGCCAGCGGCGGAGCCGGCGCTACTATCTCGTGGTATAATGCCTTAACTGGTGGCACCTTGCTGTATACCGGAAATAATTTCACCGTTACGCCTGCAACTACGACCAGTTATTATGCAGCCGCCACTACTGTCAGTGGCTGCAAAAGCACCCGCAGTAAGGTAACCGTTACGATCATACCTCCTCCGGAAAACCCTGTATATACAGTACCTGCAGCCATGACCTGCGGCAACACGGCCATCACTGTCAGTAATTACAGACCTGGTTTGAAGTATAACATCTTCGTAAAATATACCGGGCTGTCCGGACTCATACTCGACACCACTTTCAGTGTTACCAATACCAGTAGTTTTATTGTACCTGACATCAATTTTGAAACCCATGTACAGGCGAATATAGGCGTACAGGCCACCGACCTGCAGACGGGATGTCAATCAGATACCACCTTCGCAGCCTTCATCTACGGCGGTCATTCCTCTGTGCCCACTTTAAATGCTGATAGTGTATCTATTTGTAAATATGACAGCACCACGCTGCATGCCGAGTACGCATTACCCGCTATTTACCGGTGGTATGATGCGCCTACGGGTGGCAATCTCCTCTTCACGGGTCAGGATTACCGCGTTAGTCCGGCTATTACCACTACTTATTATGTCGGTCTGGGATATGTATGTGAGAATAAAATACGTAGAGCCATTAAAGTTATTGTTAAAAAAACAACGAATCCATTGTACACAGTGCCACAGGGATTTCAGTGTAAATCTCCTGTCATTACCATCACCAACCATCAGCCTTCTTATTACTATAAGGTTCGGGTAATAGGATTGTTTTTTATGGGCGCTCCCTATGATACCTCTTACCTCGTTAAAAACTCAAATAAAGTTATACTTCCCGCTTTAACCTTCCAGGCGCCGGTATCCATCAATTTGTACATTCAAGCTTTAGATACGATTACCGGTTGCAGATCAGACTCTGTTTTGAAACAATTTACCATGGGAGGTTTTGCCGGATATCCCGGTGCGTCATTCGATAGTACCACCATTTGCAAAGGGGATAGTGTTGTCATTAACGGCTTTTTCCCTAACCGTCCGTTGGCGGTTATCCGTTGGTACGATGCCCCGGTAAATGGCAATCTATTATTCACAGGGAATAATTTTAAAGCCAAACCTACGGCTACCAAAACTTACTATATTTCAGCCGGATTTGAGTGTGAGTATCCGGTAAGAAGACCGGTTAAAGTGAAAGTAAACAATTGCGTTACAAAAACCAGTCACAATAGGCAACCGGCAGCTGCCAGATCAAACGCCAGGATACATCTATCCACAAACCCTACACCCGATTTAAGACAGGTTAAAACAAATACCAACAAACGTAAGTAA
- a CDS encoding DegT/DnrJ/EryC1/StrS family aminotransferase: MDFQMEQLAINGGKPVRQQAWPVWPASTTGLEEEVIRCLRSRRWTVSGFYQDEPSYEEKFARAFAAFNNVSYCIPTANGTSALLCGLQALGIGMDDEVIVPGLTWVACAVAVASLNAIPVLVDVDAATLCIDPEKVEQAITARTKAIMVVHLYSAVADMHALLRISEKYGIPIIEDCAQAHGATWEGKRVGTIGAVGTFSMQQGKILTSGEGGAVITNNQVLAEKIYSIRTNARKKVAVRPLPGYMELEDAGDSFASNYCLSEIACAILLNKLKTLEEENERRSSNRRLLGQLLETVEGVSMISSAPGTTSISTYHLPLRIELAAFGNITIKTLCEMLSAELGMWIHQPYIPLNKHPLYVTDDHRLSFYKEKLDTAKYQLPVCWKVYHSHLLLHHAMLLGNEKDMYDIVTSIQKIKTIVE; encoded by the coding sequence ATGGATTTTCAAATGGAACAACTAGCGATTAACGGCGGCAAACCGGTACGACAGCAGGCCTGGCCTGTATGGCCGGCTTCTACCACAGGTTTGGAAGAAGAGGTGATCCGATGCCTGCGCAGCCGGCGGTGGACCGTGAGTGGATTTTATCAGGATGAGCCATCTTATGAAGAAAAATTTGCCCGGGCCTTTGCGGCCTTTAATAACGTCAGCTATTGTATCCCTACCGCCAATGGCACGTCGGCACTCCTTTGCGGATTACAGGCATTAGGCATTGGTATGGATGATGAAGTGATTGTACCGGGACTTACCTGGGTGGCCTGCGCCGTGGCAGTAGCCAGCCTGAATGCTATACCGGTACTGGTGGATGTAGACGCGGCTACGCTTTGTATAGATCCGGAGAAAGTAGAGCAGGCCATCACCGCACGCACCAAAGCCATCATGGTGGTACATCTGTACAGCGCTGTAGCAGATATGCATGCCTTACTGCGCATCAGCGAAAAATACGGGATTCCCATTATTGAAGATTGCGCCCAGGCACATGGCGCTACCTGGGAAGGGAAACGGGTAGGCACGATTGGCGCCGTCGGAACGTTCAGTATGCAGCAGGGTAAAATACTCACCTCCGGTGAAGGGGGCGCTGTGATTACCAACAATCAGGTACTGGCAGAAAAAATATACAGCATCCGCACAAATGCCCGCAAAAAGGTGGCTGTAAGGCCGCTGCCAGGTTATATGGAGCTGGAAGATGCGGGAGATAGCTTCGCCTCCAACTACTGCCTGAGTGAAATAGCCTGCGCTATCCTGTTAAATAAACTGAAAACGCTGGAGGAAGAAAATGAACGCCGAAGCAGCAACAGACGGTTACTCGGACAGTTGCTGGAAACAGTGGAAGGGGTATCTATGATCAGCAGTGCGCCCGGTACCACCAGCATTTCTACGTATCATCTTCCGCTTCGCATAGAGTTGGCTGCATTTGGCAATATCACGATAAAAACATTATGCGAGATGCTCAGTGCAGAACTGGGTATGTGGATCCATCAGCCTTATATCCCCCTGAATAAACATCCCTTATATGTAACGGACGATCACCGCCTTTCTTTTTATAAAGAAAAACTGGATACAGCAAAGTACCAGCTGCCGGTATGCTGGAAAGTATATCATTCACATTTGTTACTCCATCATGCTATGCTGTTAGGTAATGAAAAGGATATGTACGACATCGTAACAAGCATTCAGAAAATTAAAACTATTGTGGAATGA
- a CDS encoding 3-dehydroquinate synthase family protein: MNTLINTDTRTSTIAFPFGSTETTIRIGYMMPAEELKAIKHYCAEAIIIADQYVNDLWNNEIYNRLSNILPVHLYTVNATESEKTLATVTTLLESIMLTEPSRCTAIISFGGGLTGNIAGVIAGLLFRGVRLIHIPTTLLAMSDAILSQKQAVNGPISKNTFGLYHKATLNFIDIKYLSTIDQLHLYGGIIEIVKNCLTFDQEAIGKLSHLLELPFTPEKLLQLVELGIRQKSRLLKADPFEKEQGIVLEYGHTIGHSLELNIRHLFHGQAVGLGMLAAAYIAGRRGWITSDDIGLHVALLRLCECPLRIPDHTSIENVMQSVKSDNKKGKIPHTSSETPMILLDGIGKVRTNYDSYLVPVALSEITAAIAVLKTDYFESAAYVNSI, translated from the coding sequence ATGAATACGCTCATCAATACTGATACCCGAACAAGCACCATTGCTTTCCCGTTTGGCAGCACCGAAACAACGATCAGGATCGGTTATATGATGCCGGCAGAGGAACTGAAAGCCATAAAGCACTATTGTGCGGAAGCTATCATTATTGCAGATCAATACGTCAATGACCTGTGGAATAATGAAATATACAACCGCCTCTCTAATATATTGCCGGTACACCTGTATACCGTTAATGCTACGGAGAGCGAAAAAACACTGGCAACGGTGACCACCCTGCTGGAGTCGATCATGTTGACAGAGCCGTCGCGGTGCACGGCCATCATATCGTTTGGCGGAGGACTGACAGGCAATATCGCCGGCGTCATTGCAGGCTTGTTGTTCAGAGGGGTCCGGCTCATACACATACCTACCACGTTGCTGGCGATGTCTGATGCGATTCTTTCTCAAAAACAGGCGGTAAATGGTCCTATATCTAAAAATACCTTTGGCCTGTATCACAAGGCCACACTCAATTTTATTGATATTAAATATTTGTCTACGATCGATCAGCTGCATCTGTACGGAGGCATCATAGAGATCGTAAAAAACTGTCTGACTTTTGATCAGGAGGCTATCGGGAAATTATCTCATCTGCTGGAACTGCCGTTTACGCCTGAAAAACTCCTGCAGCTGGTGGAGCTGGGCATCCGGCAAAAAAGCCGCCTGCTGAAGGCAGACCCTTTTGAAAAGGAGCAGGGCATCGTGCTGGAATATGGACATACCATCGGGCATAGCCTTGAATTAAATATCCGCCATCTCTTTCACGGCCAGGCGGTAGGATTGGGCATGCTGGCCGCTGCCTATATCGCCGGCAGAAGAGGTTGGATCACATCGGATGATATCGGATTGCATGTAGCGCTGTTACGTCTTTGTGAATGTCCGTTGCGTATACCTGACCATACCAGTATTGAAAACGTGATGCAATCTGTAAAATCAGATAATAAAAAAGGGAAGATTCCGCATACTTCGTCTGAAACCCCTATGATATTGCTGGATGGTATCGGAAAGGTAAGAACGAATTACGATAGCTACCTGGTGCCGGTGGCATTGAGCGAAATAACAGCGGCTATAGCTGTGCTGAAAACAGATTATTTCGAGTCAGCCGCCTACGTGAATAGTATCTGA
- a CDS encoding cupin domain-containing protein produces the protein MKLSSFWINHLGLEKFDKGGYLKETYRSSLPIPMMVPFSGERAASTAIYYLLEFGDFSGFHRLLSDEMWHYYAGDTLFIYELLTDGRLKTHRLGKDVLSGEVLQLVIPAGNWFAERVETPDGFSLSGCTIAPGFDYADAVMGNRMELIKEFPQHEQLISSLAY, from the coding sequence ATGAAATTATCTTCTTTTTGGATCAACCATTTAGGTCTCGAAAAATTTGATAAAGGTGGTTATTTAAAGGAAACATACCGGTCATCATTGCCAATACCAATGATGGTACCATTTTCCGGAGAGAGAGCAGCATCTACCGCCATTTATTACTTGTTGGAATTTGGTGACTTTTCCGGATTTCATCGCCTGTTGTCAGATGAAATGTGGCATTATTATGCAGGAGATACACTTTTTATTTATGAATTATTAACGGATGGAAGATTGAAGACGCATCGATTGGGCAAGGATGTTTTATCAGGAGAAGTATTACAACTTGTTATACCTGCAGGTAATTGGTTTGCTGAGCGGGTGGAAACGCCGGATGGATTCAGTCTTTCAGGATGTACTATTGCTCCTGGTTTTGATTATGCGGATGCGGTGATGGGAAACCGAATGGAATTAATAAAGGAATTTCCGCAACATGAGCAACTCATATCATCACTTGCATATTAA